A stretch of the bacterium genome encodes the following:
- a CDS encoding IS1595 family transposase → MTLKNRYANRSKNSEAKIRQIVNLFSLDLNASQITQITGLNRNTINRYLSEIRKR, encoded by the coding sequence ATGACGTTAAAAAATAGGTACGCAAATCGTTCAAAAAATTCAGAGGCTAAAATCCGTCAAATCGTGAACCTTTTTTCACTGGATTTGAATGCCTCTCAGATTACTCAAATCACCGGTCTTAACCGGAATACTATCAACCGATATCTCTCGGAAATTCGAAAACGA